The proteins below come from a single Juglans regia cultivar Chandler chromosome 12, Walnut 2.0, whole genome shotgun sequence genomic window:
- the LOC108988753 gene encoding glycine-rich protein A3, with the protein MDGGKDKRDHESSDKGLFSSLAGYAAGHYPPHGYPPQGYPPQGYPPQAYPPAGYPPGAGYPPPGGYPPSGYPPPGGYPPPAGYPPPGGYPPPAYPPPGGYPPSSYPGPSAPYHSGHGPGMGALLAGGAAAAAAAYGAHQLSHGAHSLGHGGHHGFGHGGHHGFGHGKFKHGKFKHGKFGKRWKNGMFGKHKFKRWK; encoded by the exons atggaTGGTGGAAAAGACAAGCGTGATCACGAGTCTAGTGACAAAGGGCTGTTTTCAAGTCTTGCCGGATATGCTGCTGGACACTACCCTCCACATGGATACCCTCCACAGGGATATCCACCTCAAGGATATCCCCCGCAAGCCTACCCACCAGCTGGGTATCCACCTGGAGCTGGATATCCTCCTCCAGGTGGATACCCACCTTCTGGATATCCTCCCCCAGGTGGATACCCTCCACCTGCTGGATATCCTCCCCCAGGTGGATACCCTCCACCAGCCTATCCTCCCCCAGGAGGATATCCCCCATCCAGTTATCCTGGTCCATCAGCTCCATATCATTCAG GACATGGACCCGGTATGGGAGCATTGCTAGCAGGGGGTGCTGCTGCAGCAGCTGCTGCTTATGGTGCTCACCAGCTCTCCCATGGTGCTCATAGTCTTGGACATGGGGGTCACCATGGCTTTGGACATGGGGGTCACCATGGCTTTGGTCATGGAAAGTTCAAACATGGCAAGTTTAAGCATGGGAAATTTGGCAAGCGCTGGAAGAATGGCATGTTTGGGAAACATAAGTTCAAGAGATGGAAGTGA